The following coding sequences lie in one Cucurbita pepo subsp. pepo cultivar mu-cu-16 chromosome LG13, ASM280686v2, whole genome shotgun sequence genomic window:
- the LOC111808279 gene encoding uncharacterized protein LOC111808279 isoform X3 — protein sequence MEDEHQEAAARVMVSERKALCLQQDLCSVKDEAHRMLLRLKNMIDSKTHEIEIASLCHRKKVEELEAQFHEAEDVITDLRIQLKEVQSQLEKEKKDNTFSSQSTLEPDSSSPSSSQLQAVSSNLKNTKMEQIAQAMSKSVPKSIEQSSVSQVDIVHSHDSDSTSTVVRTKEHRSSRKRCPQRIHALERNFLDYSLSLGIDVKDSQVLEENEPLVKRRDKEERGLSTRTGKTDIRKNVHDAVLKRSVKIHTLRRTSGPHLKEGDVSSDKSEYQPSLMADSGNVTQNSCLPKEHKIDNYKDASRNSNGGQPKGNMKRGILNGHLPDQPTNPCDMSFVLSPCRTSINQVNDSGKSGEDHSNTTKHQRKMKKLNCLDTGLTSTDKKMMIRCTRQSKRKREAMGISDENISPGKSNAKRWLGEKLKFESEFERSDLNKESTRESRQLSQVARQVGFIFSLAILNV from the exons ATGGAGGACGAACACCAG GAGGCAGCGGCTCGCGTAATGGTATCCGAGCGCAAAGCTCTTTGTCTCCAGCAGGATCTTTGTTCTGTCAAGGACGAGGCGCACAGGATGCTCCTTCGCTTGAAGAACATGATCGATTCTAAg ACGCATGAAATAGAAATAGCATCATTATGCCACAggaaaaaagttgaagaactTGAAGCACAATTTCACGAGGCAGAGGATGTGATAACAGATCTTAGAATACAGTTGAAAGAGGTGCAATCCCAgttggagaaggagaagaaagacaATACTTTCTCCAGTCAGTCTACCCTTGAGCCGGATTCTTCCAGTCCGTCCTCATCACAACTGCAAGCAGTGTCTTCTAATTTGAAGAACACAAAGATGGAACAGATAGCCCAAGCAATGTCCAAGAGTGTGCCAAAGTCTATCGAACAATCTTCTGTTTCTCAAGTGGACATTGTCCATTCTCATGATTCTGACTCTACCTCCACGGTAGTGAGAACTAAGGAGCATAGATCATCTAGGAAGAGATGCCCCCAGAGAATTCATGCACTAGAAAGGAATTTCCTGGATTATAGTTTATCTTTAGGTATTGATGTAAAAGATAGCCAAGTCCTTGAGGAAAACGAACCTTTAGTAAAAAGAAGGGACAAGGAGGAAAGAGGCCTCTCGACCAGAACTGGAAAGACAGATATACGGAAGAATGTACATGATGCTGTGTTGAAGAGATCTGTAAAGATCCATACATTGAGAAGGACGTCTGGTCCACATTTGAAAGAGGGTGACGTGAGTTCTGATAAAAGTGAGTATCAACCATCTCTGATGGCTGATAGTGGGAATGTGACACAAAATTCATGTTTGCCGAAGGAGcataaaattgataattacaAAGATGCAAGTAGAAATTCTAATGGAGGTCAACCAAAAGGAAACATGAAAAGAGGGATTTTAAATGGTCACTTGCCTGATCAGCCAACCAATCCTTGCGATATGTCTTTTGTACTGTCTCCATGTAGGACTTCCATTAATCAAGTTAATGATAGTGGGAAATCTGGTGAAGATCATTCCAACACAACTAAGCATcagaggaagatgaagaaattaaaCTGCTTGGATACCGGACTCACATCAACAGACAAGAAAATGATGATCAGATGTACTAGACAAAGCAAACGCAAGAGGGAAGCCATGGGCATTTCTGATGAAAATATTTCTCCTGGAAAGAGCAATGCAAAAAGGTGGTTGGGTGAGAAACTCAAATTTGAGTCCGAGTTTGAGAGGTCTGACTTGAACAAAGAATCAACGAGGGAGAGTCGACAGCTGTCTCAAGTTGCTCGTCAGGTTGGTTTCATATTCTCCCTTGCAATTTTAAACGTGTGA
- the LOC111808279 gene encoding uncharacterized protein LOC111808279 isoform X1 → MEDEHQKMVALKKAYADIILNTVKEAAARVMVSERKALCLQQDLCSVKDEAHRMLLRLKNMIDSKTHEIEIASLCHRKKVEELEAQFHEAEDVITDLRIQLKEVQSQLEKEKKDNTFSSQSTLEPDSSSPSSSQLQAVSSNLKNTKMEQIAQAMSKSVPKSIEQSSVSQVDIVHSHDSDSTSTVVRTKEHRSSRKRCPQRIHALERNFLDYSLSLGIDVKDSQVLEENEPLVKRRDKEERGLSTRTGKTDIRKNVHDAVLKRSVKIHTLRRTSGPHLKEGDVSSDKSEYQPSLMADSGNVTQNSCLPKEHKIDNYKDASRNSNGGQPKGNMKRGILNGHLPDQPTNPCDMSFVLSPCRTSINQVNDSGKSGEDHSNTTKHQRKMKKLNCLDTGLTSTDKKMMIRCTRQSKRKREAMGISDENISPGKSNAKRWLGEKLKFESEFERSDLNKESTRESRQLSQVARQVGFIFSLAILNV, encoded by the exons ATGGAGGACGAACACCAG AAAATGGTGGCTCTCAAAAAGGCTTACGCTGACATAATTCTGAACACGGTGAAGGAGGCAGCGGCTCGCGTAATGGTATCCGAGCGCAAAGCTCTTTGTCTCCAGCAGGATCTTTGTTCTGTCAAGGACGAGGCGCACAGGATGCTCCTTCGCTTGAAGAACATGATCGATTCTAAg ACGCATGAAATAGAAATAGCATCATTATGCCACAggaaaaaagttgaagaactTGAAGCACAATTTCACGAGGCAGAGGATGTGATAACAGATCTTAGAATACAGTTGAAAGAGGTGCAATCCCAgttggagaaggagaagaaagacaATACTTTCTCCAGTCAGTCTACCCTTGAGCCGGATTCTTCCAGTCCGTCCTCATCACAACTGCAAGCAGTGTCTTCTAATTTGAAGAACACAAAGATGGAACAGATAGCCCAAGCAATGTCCAAGAGTGTGCCAAAGTCTATCGAACAATCTTCTGTTTCTCAAGTGGACATTGTCCATTCTCATGATTCTGACTCTACCTCCACGGTAGTGAGAACTAAGGAGCATAGATCATCTAGGAAGAGATGCCCCCAGAGAATTCATGCACTAGAAAGGAATTTCCTGGATTATAGTTTATCTTTAGGTATTGATGTAAAAGATAGCCAAGTCCTTGAGGAAAACGAACCTTTAGTAAAAAGAAGGGACAAGGAGGAAAGAGGCCTCTCGACCAGAACTGGAAAGACAGATATACGGAAGAATGTACATGATGCTGTGTTGAAGAGATCTGTAAAGATCCATACATTGAGAAGGACGTCTGGTCCACATTTGAAAGAGGGTGACGTGAGTTCTGATAAAAGTGAGTATCAACCATCTCTGATGGCTGATAGTGGGAATGTGACACAAAATTCATGTTTGCCGAAGGAGcataaaattgataattacaAAGATGCAAGTAGAAATTCTAATGGAGGTCAACCAAAAGGAAACATGAAAAGAGGGATTTTAAATGGTCACTTGCCTGATCAGCCAACCAATCCTTGCGATATGTCTTTTGTACTGTCTCCATGTAGGACTTCCATTAATCAAGTTAATGATAGTGGGAAATCTGGTGAAGATCATTCCAACACAACTAAGCATcagaggaagatgaagaaattaaaCTGCTTGGATACCGGACTCACATCAACAGACAAGAAAATGATGATCAGATGTACTAGACAAAGCAAACGCAAGAGGGAAGCCATGGGCATTTCTGATGAAAATATTTCTCCTGGAAAGAGCAATGCAAAAAGGTGGTTGGGTGAGAAACTCAAATTTGAGTCCGAGTTTGAGAGGTCTGACTTGAACAAAGAATCAACGAGGGAGAGTCGACAGCTGTCTCAAGTTGCTCGTCAGGTTGGTTTCATATTCTCCCTTGCAATTTTAAACGTGTGA
- the LOC111808273 gene encoding inactive LRR receptor-like serine/threonine-protein kinase BIR2 — protein sequence MKISKFFFTWLSLDRLLFLLLLCASPSFCVVLEDDIRCLRGVKNALVDPLGRLSSWDFKNTSVGYLCNKFVGLSCWNDRENRILSLELRDMKLSGSISEDLQYCVSLQKMDLSGNSFSGAIPPHICKWLPYLVSIDLSNNQFTGPIPADLAGCSYLNSLILSDNGLSGTIPVELTSLGRLNKFSVANNHLTGTIPSFFDKFGKEDFDGNSDLCGGPVGSSCGGLSKKNLAIIIAAGVFGAAASLLLGFGLWWWYQSRMNMKKRRGYRDGISGDWADRLRAYKLVQVSLFQKPLVKVKLADLMAATNNFNSENIIVSSRTGTTYRAVLPDGSVLAIKRLNTCKLGEKLFRMEMNRLGLIRHPNLTPLLGFCVVEEEKLLVYKYMSNGTLSSLLHGNGEILDWPTRFRIGLGAARGLAWLHHGCQPPFMHQNICSSVILVDEDYDARIIDFGLARLMSSDSHDSSFVNGDLGELGYIAPEYPSTMVASLKGDVYGFGVVLLELVTGQKPLEVTKAEEGYKGNLVDWVNQLSISGRIKDVIDKDLCGKGNDEEILQFMKITMNCVVSRPKDRWSMYQVYQSMKTMAKDYSFPDPDVEFPLLFGKGDELM from the coding sequence ATGAAGATCTCCAAGTTCTTCTTCACATGGCTGTCGCTGGAtcgtcttctttttcttcttctactttgtGCTTCTCCATCTTTTTGTGTAGTTCTAGAAGACGACATAAGGTGCCTTCGAGGGGTTAAGAATGCGCTTGTTGATCCACTCGGAAGGCTTAGTTCTTGGGATTTCAAGAACACATCTGTTGGCTATCTCTGCAACAAATTTGTCGGTCTCTCCTGCTGGAACGACCGTGAGAATCGCATTCTGAGTCTCGAGCTTAGAGATATGAAGCTTTCCGGTTCGATTTCTGAGGACTTGCAGTACTGTGTGAGTCTGCAGAAAATGGATCTGTCCGGGAATAGCTTTTCCGGTGCGATCCCGCCGCATATTTGTAAGTGGCTTCCGTATTTGGTTAGCATAGATTTGTCGAACAATCAATTTACCGGCCCTATTCCGGCTGATCTCGCCGGGTGTTCTTATCTGAATTCGTTGATTTTGTCTGATAATGGGCTTTCTGGTACAATACCAGTTGAGCTCACGAGTTTGGGTAGGCTTAACAAGTTTTCCGTTGCGAACAATCATCTCACTGGTACGATTCCCTCCTTTTTTGATAAATTTGGGAAGGAGGATTTTGATGGGAACAGTGACTTATGTGGAGGGCCTGTTGGATCGAGTTGTGGCGGGTTGAGCAAGAAGAATCTTGCGATCATTATAGCTGCTGGTGTGTTTGGTGCTGCGGCTTCTCTGTTGTTAGGTTTTGGGTTGTGGTGGTGGTATCAATCTAGAATGAACATGAAGAAGAGAAGGGGATATCGGGATGGAATTAGTGGGGATTGGGCTGATAGATTGAGAGCCTATAAGCTTGTTCAAGTTTCCTTGTTTCAAAAGCCTCTTGTGAAAGTTAAATTGGCTGATTTGATGGCTGCTACTAACAATTTCAATTCTGAAAATATTATAGTTTCTTCTAGAACTGGGACTACTTATAGAGCTGTTCTTCCAGATGGCTCTGTGCTTGCTATAAAGCGGCTCAATACCTGCAAGCTTGGTGAGAAGCTGTTTCGAATGGAGATGAACCGGTTAGGATTGATAAGGCACCCGAATTTGACACCCCTTTTGGGGTTCTGTGTTGTGGAAGAGGAAAAGCTTTTGGTTTATAAGTATATGTCTAATGGTACTTTGTCCTCTTTGTTACATGGAAATGGTGAGATATTGGATTGGCCAACTAGGTTTAGGATCGGTTTGGGTGCGGCTAGGGGTCTTGCTTGGCTTCATCATGGATGCCAACCTCCATTCATGCATCAAAACATATGTTCTAGTGTAATTCTTGTGGATGAAGACTATGATGCTAGAATCATTGATTTTGGATTAGCAAGGTTGATGTCTTCAGATTCTCACGACAGTAGTTTTGTAAATGGAGATTTAGGGGAGCTTGGTTACATCGCTCCCGAATATCCGAGCACCATGGTTGCTTCTCTGAAGGGGGATGTTTATGGATTTGGGGTTGTGCTTTTGGAGTTGGTCACTGGCCAAAAACCTCTAGAAGTCACTAAAGCAGAGGAAGGCTATAAGGGTAACTTGGTGGATTGGGTTAATCAGCTAAGTATTTCGGGTCGAATTAAGGATGTTATTGATAAAGATCTTTGTGGGAAAGGGAACGATGAGGAAATCTTacaatttatgaaaattacgATGAACTGCGTTGTTTCTCGCCCCAAGGATAGGTGGTCTATGTATCAAGTTTATCAGTCAATGAAAACCATGGCTAAAGACTACAGTTTCCCTGACCCAGATGTTGAATTCCCACTTTTATTCGGCAAGGGAGATGAACTCATGTAG
- the LOC111808279 gene encoding uncharacterized protein LOC111808279 isoform X2, with amino-acid sequence MEDEHQKMVALKKAYADIILNTVKEAAARVMVSERKALCLQQDLCSVKDEAHRMLLRLKNMIDSKTHEIEIASLCHRKKVEELEAQFHEAEDVITDLRIQLKEVQSQLEKEKKDNTFSSQSTLEPDSSSPSSSQLQAVSSNLKNTKMEQIAQAMSKSVPKSIEQSSVSQVDIVHSHDSDSTSTVVRTKEHRSSRKRCPQRIHALERNFLDYSLSLGIDVKDSQVLEENEPLVKRRDKEERGLSTRTGKTDIRKNVHDAVLKRSVKIHTLRRTSGPHLKEGDVSSDKSEYQPSLMADSGNVTQNSCLPKEHKIDNYKDASRNSNGGQPKGNMKRGILNGHLPDQPTNPCDMSFVLSPCRTSINQVNDSGKSGEDHSNTTKHQRKMKKLNCLDTGLTSTDKKMMIRCTRQSKRKREAMGISDENISPGKSNAKRWLGEKLKFESEFERSDLNKESTRESRQLSQVARQLVSLSRERWQ; translated from the exons ATGGAGGACGAACACCAG AAAATGGTGGCTCTCAAAAAGGCTTACGCTGACATAATTCTGAACACGGTGAAGGAGGCAGCGGCTCGCGTAATGGTATCCGAGCGCAAAGCTCTTTGTCTCCAGCAGGATCTTTGTTCTGTCAAGGACGAGGCGCACAGGATGCTCCTTCGCTTGAAGAACATGATCGATTCTAAg ACGCATGAAATAGAAATAGCATCATTATGCCACAggaaaaaagttgaagaactTGAAGCACAATTTCACGAGGCAGAGGATGTGATAACAGATCTTAGAATACAGTTGAAAGAGGTGCAATCCCAgttggagaaggagaagaaagacaATACTTTCTCCAGTCAGTCTACCCTTGAGCCGGATTCTTCCAGTCCGTCCTCATCACAACTGCAAGCAGTGTCTTCTAATTTGAAGAACACAAAGATGGAACAGATAGCCCAAGCAATGTCCAAGAGTGTGCCAAAGTCTATCGAACAATCTTCTGTTTCTCAAGTGGACATTGTCCATTCTCATGATTCTGACTCTACCTCCACGGTAGTGAGAACTAAGGAGCATAGATCATCTAGGAAGAGATGCCCCCAGAGAATTCATGCACTAGAAAGGAATTTCCTGGATTATAGTTTATCTTTAGGTATTGATGTAAAAGATAGCCAAGTCCTTGAGGAAAACGAACCTTTAGTAAAAAGAAGGGACAAGGAGGAAAGAGGCCTCTCGACCAGAACTGGAAAGACAGATATACGGAAGAATGTACATGATGCTGTGTTGAAGAGATCTGTAAAGATCCATACATTGAGAAGGACGTCTGGTCCACATTTGAAAGAGGGTGACGTGAGTTCTGATAAAAGTGAGTATCAACCATCTCTGATGGCTGATAGTGGGAATGTGACACAAAATTCATGTTTGCCGAAGGAGcataaaattgataattacaAAGATGCAAGTAGAAATTCTAATGGAGGTCAACCAAAAGGAAACATGAAAAGAGGGATTTTAAATGGTCACTTGCCTGATCAGCCAACCAATCCTTGCGATATGTCTTTTGTACTGTCTCCATGTAGGACTTCCATTAATCAAGTTAATGATAGTGGGAAATCTGGTGAAGATCATTCCAACACAACTAAGCATcagaggaagatgaagaaattaaaCTGCTTGGATACCGGACTCACATCAACAGACAAGAAAATGATGATCAGATGTACTAGACAAAGCAAACGCAAGAGGGAAGCCATGGGCATTTCTGATGAAAATATTTCTCCTGGAAAGAGCAATGCAAAAAGGTGGTTGGGTGAGAAACTCAAATTTGAGTCCGAGTTTGAGAGGTCTGACTTGAACAAAGAATCAACGAGGGAGAGTCGACAGCTGTCTCAAGTTGCTCGTCAG CTTGTGTCTTTGTCTAGAGAAAGATGGCAGTAA